In Stieleria varia, one genomic interval encodes:
- a CDS encoding DUF1501 domain-containing protein, whose product MIHLHRIQDTLNRRIFLRGGAAAASAIAMSSLLQNDGFAASDSSLGLPGFPNFAPKAKRLIYLFQSGAPSQMDLFDPKPGMKAHHGEDLPESIRQGQRLTTMTSGQKKFPVAPSIFQFAQHGESGMAFSELMPNMAKHADKWCMIRSMHTEAINHDPAITFCQTGNQLAGRPSIGSWLSYGLGSENQDLPAYIVLTSFGSGRPDDQPLYDRLWGAGFLPSKHQGVKFRNQGDAVLYLSDPPGVSRETRRSTLDRLAALNQQHRQVVGDPEIDTRIAQYEMAFRMQSSVPDLLNTSDEPQHVLDSYGSDVTRAGSYASNCLLARRLIERDVRCVQLFHMGWDHHGGLPKALRGQCNDTDQATAALLSDLQARGLLEDTLIVWGGEFGRTIYSQGSLTETNYGRDHHPRCFTVLMAGAGVAGGVTIGETDDYCYNIVSDPVHVHDLNATIMHLMGVNHERLTYKYQGRDFRLTDIHGNVVKAALA is encoded by the coding sequence ATGATCCATCTCCACCGCATCCAAGACACTTTGAACCGTCGCATTTTTTTGCGTGGCGGCGCGGCCGCTGCTAGCGCCATCGCAATGTCTTCGCTCTTGCAGAACGACGGGTTCGCGGCGAGTGACAGTTCACTTGGCCTGCCCGGATTTCCAAACTTTGCTCCGAAGGCGAAAAGGCTGATCTATCTGTTTCAGTCTGGGGCACCATCGCAGATGGACTTGTTCGACCCCAAGCCGGGCATGAAAGCTCATCACGGCGAGGATTTGCCAGAATCCATCCGCCAAGGGCAACGACTGACGACGATGACGTCGGGACAAAAGAAGTTCCCCGTTGCGCCATCGATCTTCCAATTTGCGCAGCACGGTGAAAGCGGGATGGCGTTCAGTGAGCTGATGCCAAACATGGCCAAGCATGCCGACAAATGGTGCATGATTCGCTCTATGCACACCGAGGCGATCAACCATGACCCGGCGATCACTTTTTGTCAGACGGGGAATCAATTGGCTGGTCGGCCAAGCATTGGTTCTTGGCTGAGCTACGGCCTGGGTAGCGAGAACCAAGACTTGCCTGCCTACATCGTGTTGACTTCGTTTGGCAGTGGCCGGCCTGATGACCAGCCGTTGTACGATCGTTTGTGGGGCGCGGGCTTCCTGCCCTCCAAGCACCAAGGCGTGAAATTTCGCAACCAAGGCGATGCCGTGTTGTATCTGTCCGATCCGCCCGGCGTGTCACGAGAGACGCGACGCAGCACGTTGGATCGATTGGCGGCACTGAATCAGCAGCATCGACAAGTCGTCGGTGACCCAGAGATCGACACTCGAATCGCTCAGTACGAGATGGCATTTCGAATGCAATCCAGCGTCCCGGATTTGCTCAACACGAGTGACGAGCCCCAGCATGTTCTGGATAGTTACGGTTCCGATGTCACACGAGCCGGCAGCTATGCATCGAATTGCTTGTTGGCTCGCCGATTGATCGAACGTGACGTCCGCTGTGTGCAGTTGTTCCACATGGGCTGGGACCATCATGGCGGATTGCCCAAGGCACTGCGAGGACAGTGCAACGACACCGACCAAGCCACCGCGGCGTTGCTCAGCGACTTGCAGGCACGTGGTTTACTCGAGGACACGTTGATCGTGTGGGGTGGCGAGTTCGGTCGGACGATCTACTCACAAGGCTCTTTGACGGAAACAAATTATGGTCGCGACCATCATCCACGCTGCTTCACCGTATTGATGGCGGGTGCCGGAGTCGCAGGCGGGGTGACGATCGGCGAAACCGATGACTATTGCTACAACATCGTTTCCGATCCCGTCCATGTACACGACTTGAACGCCACGATCATGCACTTGATGGGCGTCAACCACGAGCGATTGACGTACAAGTACCAAGGTCGAGATTTTCGCCTGACCGACATCCACGGCAACGTCGTCAAAGCCGCGTTGGCCTAG
- a CDS encoding N,N-dimethylformamidase beta subunit family domain-containing protein has protein sequence MPRKPLKPFPTWLRLKLCVVVVTTLFLTTMIETGAHAGEPAAADANIVQRENARQGSTDWQLTRVRLDRSDGCRSPAIEGYCSKQSVAAGETLQIMVSTDPAESFQIEIFRTGYYGGRGARLMTTLGPFAGKAQPVPKPDERTMHECQWEPSTELTIPDDWPSGVYLGRLTTLPPAAERPYWQSYVIFIVRDARPADILFQCSDNTWQAYNGWPYKSSVYTHPKGNQGPWADVSFDRPYGREAQYTSVVNDPLSVGSGGYLTFEFPMVYWLEQQGYDVSYCSNSDLLTPERGQQCKAFLSVGHDEYWDIRQYNSVVAMRDAGVNLMFFSGNSVCWVTPLTSAADGRPNRIMFRGGPYGGDYKWAQQREQQHGPFPHRGPDEGYLMGARNSSPVNGGGDWICTKPDHWVFEGTGMKQGDRIPGLIGWEYHGDPPSDLPGLEIVGQGTAWQGGTNPSPWTATIYPGPKDNFVFNAATIFWSQGLSMPPGHTLPWSHWSRPHGPDSRVQQITRNLLSRAGCRQGESTPVDRAEN, from the coding sequence GTGCCACGCAAACCCCTCAAACCATTTCCGACTTGGCTGCGGTTGAAACTGTGCGTTGTTGTTGTCACGACGCTGTTTCTAACGACAATGATCGAAACGGGGGCTCACGCTGGGGAGCCTGCGGCCGCCGACGCGAACATCGTGCAGCGTGAGAATGCGAGGCAAGGCTCTACGGATTGGCAACTGACGCGTGTTCGACTTGACCGCAGCGATGGATGCCGCTCACCAGCGATCGAAGGCTACTGTTCGAAACAAAGTGTGGCGGCGGGTGAAACATTGCAGATCATGGTTTCAACCGATCCAGCAGAATCTTTCCAGATCGAAATCTTTCGGACCGGCTACTACGGTGGTCGGGGCGCCAGGCTGATGACAACACTCGGTCCTTTCGCCGGCAAGGCTCAACCCGTGCCCAAACCGGATGAGCGCACCATGCACGAGTGTCAATGGGAACCCTCCACGGAGCTAACGATCCCAGACGACTGGCCGAGCGGTGTCTATCTGGGGCGACTGACGACGCTGCCGCCGGCAGCGGAACGTCCCTATTGGCAAAGCTATGTGATCTTCATCGTGCGAGACGCCCGACCGGCGGACATCTTGTTTCAGTGCAGTGACAACACATGGCAGGCGTACAACGGTTGGCCGTACAAGTCATCGGTGTACACTCATCCCAAGGGAAACCAAGGTCCGTGGGCCGATGTCAGTTTTGATCGGCCGTATGGTCGCGAAGCTCAGTATACAAGCGTCGTCAATGATCCGCTTTCGGTGGGAAGCGGCGGTTACCTGACGTTCGAGTTTCCGATGGTGTATTGGTTGGAACAGCAAGGGTACGACGTGAGCTATTGCTCCAACAGCGATCTATTGACTCCTGAACGCGGGCAACAGTGCAAGGCTTTCTTGAGCGTCGGACACGACGAGTACTGGGACATACGGCAGTACAACAGCGTGGTCGCCATGCGTGATGCCGGAGTCAACCTGATGTTCTTTTCCGGCAACTCGGTTTGCTGGGTCACGCCATTGACATCCGCAGCCGACGGGCGCCCCAATCGCATCATGTTTCGTGGCGGTCCGTACGGTGGGGATTACAAGTGGGCTCAGCAACGTGAACAACAGCACGGACCGTTTCCGCATCGTGGTCCCGACGAAGGCTATCTGATGGGGGCACGCAATTCGAGTCCTGTCAACGGCGGCGGCGATTGGATTTGCACGAAGCCTGACCACTGGGTTTTTGAAGGGACGGGAATGAAACAGGGCGACCGCATTCCCGGACTGATTGGCTGGGAATACCACGGCGACCCGCCATCGGACCTGCCGGGACTGGAAATCGTGGGTCAAGGCACGGCGTGGCAGGGTGGAACGAACCCGTCACCCTGGACCGCCACCATCTATCCCGGCCCCAAAGACAACTTTGTGTTCAACGCGGCAACCATTTTTTGGTCACAAGGCCTGAGCATGCCACCCGGTCATACTTTGCCATGGTCCCACTGGAGTCGTCCGCACGGCCCAGATTCACGAGTCCAACAAATCACACGCAACCTGCTCAGTCGAGCCGGATGTCGGCAAGGGGAATCAACACCTGTGGATCGGGCGGAGAACTAG
- a CDS encoding lactonase family protein, whose translation MTFATMICGQALQAQPNENGPLMAYVGTFSSPLGDVLPTQVDLPPGNGRGIHLFEVDRETGAMTPAGVHEMGTSPSCLVLNSDGTRLYSSNETDRVGENGKEGSVSAFSVDASSGQLTLLNTVSSGGDGPTYVSIHPGKKFLFVANYFGGSIAVLPILPDGRLGTATDIKNDDGEIGPTRATHAPPGSFAFSGHDRTHAHMIQSDPSGRFVLHVDLGLDKLFVWKFDERTGKLTANDPPAFSLPPGDGPRHFHFHPNGRWLYSIQEEGSTVVLFDYDEATGHLTERQTISSLPSGFAGSNFCSEILVSKDGKYVYAGNRLHDSIGIFSVGEDGTLTQVGNEWTRGNYPRSFNFDPTSQFLYSCNQRADNITVFRVNQSTGLLDFTGHYTPVGNPSSIVFLNR comes from the coding sequence ATGACTTTCGCGACAATGATTTGTGGGCAGGCGTTGCAGGCTCAGCCGAACGAAAACGGTCCGCTGATGGCGTATGTCGGTACGTTCAGCTCGCCACTTGGTGATGTCCTGCCGACGCAAGTCGACTTGCCGCCGGGAAATGGTCGTGGCATCCATCTGTTCGAAGTCGACCGGGAAACCGGTGCGATGACACCCGCTGGTGTTCACGAAATGGGAACGAGTCCGAGTTGTTTGGTGTTGAATTCGGACGGGACTCGATTGTATTCCAGTAACGAAACGGACCGTGTCGGCGAAAACGGCAAGGAAGGATCCGTAAGTGCCTTTTCTGTCGACGCATCCAGCGGTCAACTGACACTGTTGAATACGGTTTCCTCTGGTGGCGATGGACCGACCTACGTCAGCATCCATCCCGGCAAGAAATTCTTGTTCGTCGCCAACTATTTCGGTGGCTCCATCGCCGTGCTACCGATCTTGCCCGATGGTCGACTTGGCACTGCAACCGACATCAAGAACGACGACGGCGAGATCGGTCCCACGCGAGCGACGCATGCTCCCCCAGGCAGTTTTGCCTTCAGCGGTCATGATCGGACGCATGCACATATGATTCAAAGCGATCCATCCGGGCGATTTGTTTTGCACGTGGACCTTGGTCTGGACAAATTGTTTGTTTGGAAATTTGACGAACGAACCGGCAAGTTGACCGCGAATGATCCTCCCGCCTTTTCGCTGCCACCTGGCGATGGTCCGCGTCATTTTCATTTCCACCCCAACGGTCGCTGGCTGTATTCGATCCAAGAAGAAGGTTCGACCGTCGTGCTGTTCGACTATGACGAGGCGACCGGGCACTTGACGGAGCGTCAGACGATTTCGTCTTTGCCCTCCGGGTTCGCCGGGAGCAACTTCTGTTCGGAGATTTTGGTTTCCAAGGACGGAAAGTATGTCTACGCAGGGAATCGTTTGCATGACAGCATCGGGATCTTTTCTGTCGGCGAGGATGGCACGCTGACTCAAGTGGGTAACGAATGGACGCGAGGAAACTACCCCAGAAGTTTCAACTTCGATCCAACGAGCCAATTTCTGTACAGCTGCAACCAACGAGCCGACAACATCACGGTATTTCGGGTGAATCAATCAACAGGTCTGCTCGATTTCACCGGCCACTACACGCCCGTTGGAAATCCATCGAGTATCGTTTTTCTGAATCGGTAG
- a CDS encoding exo-alpha-sialidase, translating into MKLQSNVARLTVALVGALLIGSTAVGSETTVSLRLSPSSANPRNSEGDFVQLKDGRLLFVYTHFTSGAGDHASAYLAGRFSGDGGKSWDDTDTHILDNDADMNVMSVSLLRLTDGRIAMFYLRKNSTADCRPVVRYSSDETKTWSEPQNIVPDQQIGYYVLNNDRVIQLLDGRLVVPLCLHKTPEMEKTDWSGRALCYLSDDGGKSWRQSKTILEARDARNDKRWIAQEPGVVQLSDRRLMMFVRSDAGCQLISHSQDGGETWSPLVESTLRSPVSPASMERIPGSDTLLCVWNDHANIGNEQRGKRTPLSLALSKDDGKTWSSSLTLYDNPNGWYCYTAIEFTADAILLGHCAGDRTTNNGLAETQITRIPIDSILEQEQPLVPLRPFWKSEVVDQESVLFLQDESADESYASVLFPIDEIISVQSSSGDITYTAGVDYQFVRGTNKIVIPAGSRVVTTPSKALRRPANSQRFQLTHRDGNGEILFGAKLEYHRMQTSVTYRKADDEWPVAMPVFDETALPITLQKLRDHQQLSIVLLGDSISTGCNASGWGGGAPFQPAYQDLLKEHLQTHYKTDVLLTNLSVGGMSTPWGISMTDQVAGHQPDLVILAFGMNDSAGRSAKEYGRNTATMITQIREAKPDTEFILIATMRGNPDWTRLNHTVFSEYRDELAALCGPGIALADLTSVWSEFLKRKQDADITGNGVNHPNDFGHRVYAQVLSALLIE; encoded by the coding sequence ATGAAACTCCAATCAAATGTTGCCCGACTGACGGTCGCCCTTGTTGGTGCGTTGTTGATCGGTAGCACGGCCGTGGGCAGTGAAACGACCGTTTCGCTGCGTCTTTCTCCATCATCCGCCAATCCTCGAAACAGTGAAGGCGATTTTGTCCAACTTAAAGACGGACGTCTACTGTTCGTTTACACCCACTTTACCAGCGGGGCCGGCGATCACGCGTCCGCGTATCTTGCCGGACGGTTTTCCGGCGATGGAGGCAAATCCTGGGACGATACCGATACTCACATTTTGGACAACGATGCAGACATGAACGTCATGTCCGTCTCTTTACTGCGACTGACAGATGGTCGTATCGCAATGTTCTATCTGAGAAAGAATTCGACCGCAGACTGCCGACCCGTGGTCCGCTACAGCAGCGACGAAACGAAAACATGGAGCGAGCCGCAAAACATCGTGCCTGATCAACAGATCGGCTATTACGTCCTGAACAACGATCGCGTGATCCAATTGCTTGACGGACGACTGGTCGTTCCCCTCTGTCTTCACAAGACGCCGGAAATGGAGAAGACAGATTGGAGCGGGCGTGCTCTCTGCTACCTCAGCGATGACGGGGGGAAGTCATGGCGGCAAAGCAAAACCATTTTGGAAGCCCGAGACGCAAGAAACGACAAACGATGGATCGCTCAAGAGCCTGGTGTGGTTCAGCTCAGTGACAGACGGCTGATGATGTTTGTTCGCTCTGACGCTGGCTGTCAACTGATCAGCCATTCTCAAGACGGTGGTGAAACTTGGTCGCCATTGGTCGAGTCAACTCTACGGTCACCGGTATCTCCAGCCAGCATGGAACGCATACCGGGCAGCGACACTCTTCTTTGCGTTTGGAATGATCATGCAAACATCGGCAACGAACAACGCGGCAAACGGACGCCATTGTCCCTGGCCTTGAGCAAAGACGATGGCAAAACCTGGAGTTCCTCGCTCACGCTCTACGACAACCCCAATGGATGGTATTGCTACACCGCCATCGAGTTCACGGCTGATGCCATTCTGTTGGGGCATTGTGCCGGCGACCGAACGACGAACAACGGATTGGCAGAAACCCAAATCACGCGGATTCCCATCGATTCGATCCTTGAACAAGAACAACCGCTTGTGCCGCTGCGGCCGTTTTGGAAAAGTGAAGTTGTGGATCAGGAATCCGTTCTATTCCTGCAAGATGAATCAGCTGACGAATCGTATGCTTCAGTGCTATTTCCGATCGATGAAATCATCTCCGTGCAAAGTTCATCCGGTGACATTACCTACACAGCAGGCGTTGACTATCAGTTCGTTCGCGGGACGAACAAGATTGTGATCCCTGCCGGATCACGCGTGGTCACGACGCCATCGAAGGCATTGCGGCGTCCCGCAAACTCACAGCGATTTCAGTTGACACATCGCGACGGCAACGGCGAAATCCTGTTCGGTGCAAAACTGGAGTATCACCGAATGCAAACCTCCGTCACCTACAGAAAAGCTGATGACGAATGGCCCGTTGCAATGCCGGTGTTTGATGAAACCGCGCTTCCGATCACTTTGCAAAAACTGCGTGATCACCAGCAGCTTTCAATTGTTTTGCTGGGGGACAGCATTTCGACCGGTTGCAACGCATCCGGCTGGGGCGGTGGCGCGCCCTTTCAACCGGCCTATCAAGATTTGCTCAAAGAACACTTGCAAACTCACTACAAGACCGACGTGTTGCTAACCAACTTGTCCGTCGGCGGCATGTCGACTCCGTGGGGAATCTCGATGACCGACCAAGTGGCGGGACATCAGCCGGACCTCGTCATTCTGGCCTTCGGCATGAACGATTCCGCGGGCCGATCCGCGAAGGAGTACGGTCGTAATACGGCCACCATGATCACTCAGATCCGAGAAGCCAAACCGGACACCGAGTTCATCTTGATCGCCACCATGCGGGGCAATCCGGATTGGACTCGTCTGAACCACACCGTGTTTTCAGAATACCGGGATGAACTCGCCGCCCTGTGCGGGCCGGGCATCGCCCTGGCCGACTTGACGAGCGTTTGGAGTGAGTTTTTGAAACGAAAGCAGGATGCGGACATCACCGGAAACGGCGTCAATCACCCAAACGATTTTGGTCATCGAGTTTACGCTCAAGTGCTTTCCGCACTGTTGATCGAGTAA